The following nucleotide sequence is from Azoarcus sp. CIB.
GATCCGTTTGTCGTCGATCTCCGTCCGCGTCTTGCCAGAACCGTGTTCCTTTTCGCCCTCGCCCTCGCCCTCGCCCTCGCCCTCGTCCTCGCCGTTGCCGGATTTCTTTCCGGATCGCGAACCGTCGTGGCCTTCGCCGGCCCCGAAGCCGTCGCGCACGACCTCGATGCGGGCAGCCTTGACCTTGCGCTCGCCGGTGAAGCTGCCTTGCACCCGGACACGCATGTCCTTTTCCAGCGTGCCAGCCGCGCCCTCCGAGAATTCGGTGGCTTCCGCCAGTTCCACTTCGAAACCGCTGATATCCATCCGGTTGCCGCTGCGCTCGAACACCAAGCCTTCCACGATCGCGTTGCGCACGCGCCCGGCGAAGGGAATCGTCGGATTAGTCCTTGCCTGCGTCACCGCCAGCGCACGTCCTGTCCATGTGCCGCGTACCAGCGACTCCGCATTGCCCCGGGCGTCGCCGCTCAGCGCCATTCCGTGCAGCGTTCCGTCGCCGCCGCGCGTTCCGATCGCGCTCGCCTCGCGCAACTGTGGTGCCCGTTCGACGCGGGTTGCAACGACCTCGCCGGACGCATTGCGGAATCCGCTCACCCGCACCATCTCGCCGGCGCGCAGGCCCGCCTCGACCTTCGCCCCTGACGCAAGCTGCACCGGCTGACCCATCACGCGCAGCGGCTCGGCGCCCTTGCGCGCAGCGGTCACGGGGCCTTCGTAGGCGTGAACGATCGCGATGCTGCGTGCTTCCAGTCCGCGCGGCGAAGTACCGGCCTCCACGGCGACGACCTGTCCCACGGCAAGGCGCGACACGGTGCCGCCGATGCCGTTTTCGGTCACCGGAACGGCCTCGTCGTAATGCACCTCCACACCGTTCACGCAAATCGACGCGAAGCCGGTGATCGTCCCGACGATGCCCGTGCCACCGGTTCCGCCTTCGCGGGCAGGGGCTCCCGTGCCGCCGATC
It contains:
- a CDS encoding DUF5666 domain-containing protein — translated: MSNRFHPLSRLVAGLALALCGVVPAVAAPVCVDPGGIGGTGAPRREGGIGGTGSPASGIGGTGAPAASGIGGTGAPVASGIGGTGAPLAQGGIGGTGAPAREGGTGGTGIVGTITGFASICVNGVEVHYDEAVPVTENGIGGTVSRLAVGQVVAVEAGTSPRGLEARSIAIVHAYEGPVTAARKGAEPLRVMGQPVQLASGAKVEAGLRAGEMVRVSGFRNASGEVVATRVERAPQLREASAIGTRGGDGTLHGMALSGDARGNAESLVRGTWTGRALAVTQARTNPTIPFAGRVRNAIVEGLVFERSGNRMDISGFEVELAEATEFSEGAAGTLEKDMRVRVQGSFTGERKVKAARIEVVRDGFGAGEGHDGSRSGKKSGNGEDEGEGEGEGEGEKEHGSGKTRTEIDDKRIRIETDDGSGRERIERELSPTGEVERERIERTEVSPSGDLLLRERIETRTSGDRIETRQRIERFDGSGRIERIERTERIERPERIERLERPEKLERPERIERPEHD